In the genome of Anabaena cylindrica PCC 7122, the window GAAGATAAAGAAGCTGCGGAAATTTTACAAAAGGTTTTGATTGCTGAAGGTATTCGTTTGGTGCTGAATTCTAAGTTAGAAGAGGTGGTGACTGTTACGGAAGGAAAGCGACTTTATTTTTCTGCTCATGGCCATCGAGATTCTGTGACTGTTAATGAAATTTTAGTGGGTGCGGGACGTGCGCCAAATGTGGAAGGTTTAAATTTAGAAACGGTGGGGGTGGAGTACGATAAAACTTTGGGTGTGAAGGTGAATGATTATCTACAAACGACTAACCCCAAGATTTATGCTGCTGGGGATATCTGCATGAATTGGAAGTTTACCCATGCAGCTGATGCTGCGGCGCGAATTGTGATTAAGAATACGCTATTTTCGCCTTTTGGTTGGGGACGTTCTCAGTTAAGTAGTTTGGTGATGCCTTGGGTAACATACACAGATCCAGAAATTGCTCATGTGGGGATGTATGCGGACGAGGCTGAGAAGCTGGGTATTGAGATCACGACAATTAAAATTCCTTTTAGTAGTGTAGATCGAGCGATCGCAGATAGTGAAGAATCTGGTTTTCTGAAAATCCACCACAGAAAGGGATCTGACGAAATTATCGGTGCAACAATTGTTGCTAATCATGCAGGTGAAATGATTTCGGAAATTACTACAGCCATTGTCAATAAAATCGGTCTGAGCAAACTCAGTAGTGTAATTCATCCTTACCCAACTCAAGCAGAAGCAATTAAAAAAGCAGCAGATGCTTATCGCCGCACACTACTCACACCAAGAACTAAAAAAATATTGGAGTATTTAACAAAATTGTCTTGAGACTGGGATATTTGATTCATTTTCCCCATCTTATTTTAAAGTTCTGATGCCGTATCAGGAGCAATAATTTCTCCTGTACCCATTGTTAGAATCATATCCTGATCGGTAATCAGTTCATTAAGTTCTTTAACTTTTAAATTCATTGTTTCACAAGCTTGGCGAAGTTCTTGGGAAAACTTTTTGATATCATCGCCATAACCACATTGATAAGTAGCTGTTTCAATTCCTAACTTGGCATTCGCTCTAGCACAATCTACTAGTTCTGTGCCATATAATTTTGTTGGGGAACCCATAGACATAATTATTTGATGGTATACTTTATTGCACAAACATACTATCAGTCATTCAATATTGATTCATCCCTCTAATGGAGGAATAAGTACAGATTTTGCATTCATTCAGATTGAGTATAAGGAGATAGAGGAAAATATCGAATTTTCCCATCTCCTTGAGCCTGAAAAATTAACCGTTGACTATTTCACCACCATTAGGATGTAATACTTGACCAGACATATAAGAAGAGTCGTCAGAAGCTAAAAATACAAAACTTGGTGCTACTTCTTCCGGCTGTCCGGCTCTCTCCATTGGTACTTGTGCGCCAAAATTTTCTACTTTCTCTTCTGGGAAAGTTGAGGGAATTAACGGTGTCCAAATTGGTCCTGGTGCTACAGCATTGACACGAATTCCTTTGGATACTAAGTTTTGTGAAAGGGAACGAGTAAAGGCAACAATTGCACCTTTAGTAGATGAATAATCTAATAATTGAGCACTGCCTTTATAAGCCGTTACTGATGTTGTATTAATGATAGAGCTTCCTTGGCGTAAGTGCTTCATAGCTGCTTTAGTCAGAAAGAACATCGAGAAAATATTAGTTCTAAAAGTGCGTTCTAATTGTTCTTGACTAATATCTTCAATGCTATTTTGAGGGTGTTGTTCAGCAGCATTATTAACAAGAATATCGAGTTTACCAAACTCATCTACTGTTTGCTCTATAGCCTGTTGACAAAAATCTTCATGGGTAATATCACCTGTAATAGTTACTGCTTTTCGTCCATGTTTTTCAACTAAATTTTTAGTTTCTGTCGCATCTCCATGTTCTTGCAGATAAACTATCGCTACATCAGCACCTTCTTTAGCAAATGCAATAGCTACAGCACGACCTATACCACTATCTCCACCAGTAATTAAGGCGATTTTATCCTTTAATTTACCACTACCCCGATACTCAGCATTGTCTGCTTTGGGTTTTGGTTCCATTTTTGATTCTACACCTGGTGCTTCTTGTGTTTGTGGCGGTTGCATGGTTTTTTGTTTTGGCATAATGATTACTCCAAATTTAATTATTTAAAACCCAATTACCAATTACTAAGAATAAACCTTGGATCGAAATATCAACCCAAGGCTTACTTTTTAGCTCCCACTAGTTCTTTGATTACAAGTTCAGACTTTTTTCTTGAATATTAGCCCAATGCACTAAAAAATGACAATGGGCGGCTTTTCAATATTACTCCCCACCTCTGCACACCTTAATCCAACCACTGAAAACAAGTATACAACTCTCTGTAGATAAAGGATTTATCCTTACTATCTGCCCTTAATTTAAATGTTATTTAGTGAAATTTTATCGCTCCATAGAAATAAATGAAATATCAATTTTGTCAACCTTGAGACGTAGGAATTATGAATTGAAATATATAGACATTGAATGATCAATTAGCTAAATTTGAACAGAGAAATGAAGATATAAGCCGGAGATGAAAAGCATAATTTTGATTACAATTGAAGTATATTGCACTCTCAACGATCATCATTCAACTTTAAGCCCTTTACAAAAATATACATACTAAATTAGCGTCTCAACTATTCCTTGAGATATACCTGAGATAATGAGGTAAAAAATAGCATCTAGTCAGGATATGGGTTATGGTGACAATAAGTATCTCTGAGTTAGAACAGGTTGATCAGTTTCGCAATTTACAATTAACTTTACGCCATCGCTGGAAAACTAGTGAGTTATTTGACAACAGCGAGGCGGATATTTTAATTATCCCCTCTTTGAGCATCGACCAACAGGAAATGCAAAAGATTGAAGGGTGCGAACATTATGAAGAAAGATTACTGTTTTCTTTGATGCGCTTGCGAAATCCCCGGACTAGATTGATTTATGTGACATCAATGCCACTACATCCCAGCATTATTGATTACTATTTACAACTACTACCAGGAATACCTTTTTCCCATGCCCGTCATCGCTTATTACTACTTGCGACCTATGATTCTTCCCTGAGACCTCTCAGCCAAAAGATTTTAGAACGTCCTCGTTTGATAGAAAAAATTCGTCAAGCTTTGCGATTAGACAAAGCTTTTATGGCTTGTTACAATTCCACATTTTGGGAAGCAGAATTATCACTGAAATTAAATGTACCTCTGTATGCTGCTGCACCAGATTTACAGATTTGGGGGACAAAAAGTGGTAGTAGGCAAATTTTTACTGAAAGTGGTGTACCTCTTGCAGATGGTAGCGAACTGGTGAAAAATACCGCAGATTTAGCGGTAGCAGCGGCTAATTTATGGGAGCGTCAACCGACCTTAAAACGGATGGTTGTGAAACTTAATGAAGGAATTTCGGGAGAAGGAAATGCACTTTTTGATCTCCGTCCATTGGTGGATATTGCACCTGGGCAAGGTTCTCATAGTGAAAGAGTCGCAGCAATTAGCGATCGCTTCTCAACTATGCGCTTCCAAGCCATACAGGAAACCTGGGCGAATTTTTCCCAACGCATCCCAGAGTTAGGCGCGATCGTAGAATCATACATCGAAGGAGAAATCAAGCGTTCTCCCAGCGTCCAAGGACGAATTACACCTAATGGAGAAGTAGAAATCCTTTCCACCCATGACCAAATTCTGGGAGGACCAGACGGACAGATTTATCTAGGTTGTAGCTTTCCTGCTGATGAAAAGTATAGATTACAACTACAGCAATTAGGCTTAAAAGTAGGTAAAAAACTAGCAGAAAAAGGCACATTAGAAAGATTTGGTGTTGATTTTGTCACCGTAGACCAAGGTAATGGCCAATGGGATATTCAATCAATTGAAATCAACCTCCGCAAAGGTGGCACTACTCACCCTTTCATGACCTTAAAGTTATTAACCAATGGACGCTATGACCTATCCACAGGATTATTTTACAGCCAACAAGGAAGACCTAAATATTACATCGCTACAGACAATTTACAAAAAGACCGTTATAAAGGATTATTACCAAACGATTTAATGGATATCATCGCTCACCATAGATTACATTTTGATAGTGGAACTGAGACAGGTACAGTATTTCATCTCATGGGTTGTCTTTCCCAGTTTGGTAAATTAGGATTAACTAGTATTGGTGATTCTCCCCAACAAGCGGAAGATATTTATAACAAAGTTGTCAAAGTTCTTGATCAAGAAACCAATGGTAAACACAATCATACCCTATCTGCTGATTATGATTTTACCATGATTGAAGATGGATACAATTACTGATACATTCAACTAAATTACACACCAATTTAAACCAATCAAAATATAAAATTATGCCCAAAGATAATTCTCAAACAACCCCAGCTAGTATTAGACTTTTTGAACACAAGGGAGAAACTTCACGCTTCATTGATGCAGAATTAAATGAAAAAGGCGACTTGCTCATTTTTGGGCAAGATATAGGTAAAGCCCCCCTGGAAACCTGGGGTGATACAGACTATGAATTTTGGGTAACTGTAGTAAAAAAGGATAAAGATAAAGTTCTACTAGCATTAATAAAAAAATTATATAGCGGTAATCCCTCAGCCGTTGATGAGTTTCGTAATTTTTGTAAGTCAGAGGAAATTCAATTTACATTTGAAACATGGACTTAAAATAATTCATAATTGAAAAAAGGAATTATCAAATTAGAGTAGGTTTATCATTCATTTTCTGGGATATTTTTTGTTTGTTTATATGTACCCACAGTCAATCCTGATTCCAGATTTGCAGATGAATACTTATTTAAAGCAATACGCTGTGCAGTGTAAATTCCCGAATGACCAGAAAATAGATAGCTGACAACACAAGCAATAGCAATAAATACCCCAGATTCTAAACCAAATAACTCAATTCCCATCAATATTGATGCCAAAGGTGTATTCGCTGCACCTGCAAACACAGCTACAAATCCCATTCCTGCTAATAGCGGTGCAGGTAATGATAAAAACAATGATAAAGCATTGCCTAAAGTAGCACCAATAAAAAACAACGGAGTTACTTCCCCACCTTTAAAACCTGCCCCTAAAGTGAGTGCCGTCATACCTAATTTAGCAGCAAAATCCCAGGGAGGTAACTGAGTTTGAAAAGCATCAACAATAGTCGGAATACCCAACCCAATATATTTAGTAGTCCCACTTAAACCAACAATTGCAGCAACCATAGCACCACCAATGAAAGTACGGAATGGTGGATAGGATATTTTAGCTTTAAATAAATAATTAATTTTGTGCGTTACTTGCGAAAAAACTCTCGCTACAATTCCAAAAATTGCACCTGCAATAATAGCAGAGATAAACATCCAAATTGTCATTGTGGGGATAATGGCAGCGTGTCTGTATGCTGTATGATGTAACCCAAATAATAAGGTTATCTGATTCCCAACAATTGCTGCAATTAAAGATGGAAAAAGGGCATCGTAATGAATTTTGCCAATTGCTAAAATCTCCAAACCAAAGACTGTTCCCGCTAAGGGAGTCCCAAAAACTGAAGCGAAGCCACCGCCGATACCAGCCATTAACAAAATTCGCCGACTCACTCCTTTAAAATGCAATATTTTAGTTAATTGATCTGCTAGAGACGCACTCATTTGTAATGCTGTACCTTCACGTCCGGCTGAACCACCAAATAAATGTGTCAGGTCTGTTCCTAGTAGCACAAGGGGAGCCATACGGAAAGGAATAATATTTTTAGGGTTATGAATTTCTTCGAGTAAAAGGTTATTTCCGGCTTCTACATTTCTTCCAAAGCAATGATAAATCCAAGCACTGAAAAATCCCCCAATTGGTAAAAAAGCGATAATCCACTGATGAGATTGCCGCCAATTAGTCGCCCATTCTAATGATACTAAAAGAGCCGCAGAAACAGCACCGGCTAAAATACCAATTACAAAAGAAATTGGCAACCATTTAATTAAATGTCTAGAAGCAATAAATATTTCAAATTGAAGCAGGTATTTCATTTATTTAAAAGAGGTATTTTTATAATTTGAATAGACTATCCCTCTTCTGTCACTCTCCGGATTAAAGAAATAAGCCAAATTAACCAGAAGAATAAAAGGGTTGGAATTCATTACATCAATTAAATTTTTGAATCCAAGCAATAAATCAGAATTTAGGAAAATTTCTAACCAGGGATAAATCAACCAAAATACGAAGGGTAGGTTGGATAACTAAACGTAAATTATTCCGCAGCTATCTTAATTTTAGTTTTATATTCATTTGATTCTTTTAGTGTCCTTTTGAGTTTAAACACTTTACTTCTTTAAATATGTCTTTATACTCGCTACAATATTCATCTATCACTCTCGTTGTTGATTGTACGTCTCTCGCCAAATGTCTTAGGATTTGTGGTTCCACATCCATCGTCACACCTCACGTGTAGCGTTTTTATCTTTTCACTCCTTCATTATTAATACTCGGAGAGTGACAGAAGAAGGATAAACTCAAGTAATTTGCTCGTATGAACCCTAAAAACTTTTGTTCACCTGGGTAGGGGAAAAAATCCATTGCTACCAACAAAGTTAACATTTCACTATCTGTAAAATCTTGGTAATAGACCTAATAATATAGACCTAATAATAACGATAGCCTTTGTGCTGATACCAGTCGCCTACTAATACAAAAAACGTTGTCAACAGGCTCGAACCGTCTATCGTATTTATGGAGATACCTCAGGCTTTGGTGTTGTTACCTTTCTCTTGCGGTTTCCCCTCCTTTTTTGCTACTTCAACTCATCATCAAGCGTATTATACAATTAGGCTGTATAACAGCTTAGACCTTGCCACTATCCACATCCGGATCAATAAAATAGTTTAGATTTAGTAGTGGGATAAATTCATAGCTAGTTTACATATTGCTGTTATTGCCACTCGGTGGACGAGGAAGCGCTACACAGCTATCTTCATTATTATCTTTGATAAAGAGATACCCGCACATAGTCAAACGATGAAACCCTTTATCCATAGGGCTATCAGCCATATCGAGCCTGTTCATAGAACCAACGCGAAAAAAAGTTTTCAAAACCCCTTGACAGAAAAGAGGAAGAATTGGTATGTTTATTAGGTGAGGGCAAAAGCCCAATGCGCTGAACCGAGAAAAGATAATAATACTTTGAAAGAATAAAGACGACCATTCCTCGTCAAAAAAATCAACTGAACAATCCTGGAAAGAGAAATAGAGGATTGAAGAGGTTAAAGAATTAGAGCTTAAGAAGAACGAACCAAAATGGAGAGTTTGATCCTGGCTCAGGATGAACGCTGGCGGTATGCTTAACACATGCAAGTCGAACGGAATCCTTAGGGATTTAGTGGCGGACGGGTGAGTAACGCGTGAGAATCTGGCTTCAGGTCGGGGACAACAGTTGGAAACGACTGCTAATACCGGATATGCCGAGAGGTGAAAGATTAATTGCCTGGAGATGAGCTCGCGTCTGATTAGCTAGTTGGTGGGGTAAGAGCCTACCAAGGCGACGATCAGTAGCTGGTCTGAGAGGATGATCAGCCACACTGGGACTGAGACACGGCCCAGACTCCTACGGGAGGCAGCAGTGGGGAATTTTCCGCAATGGGCGAAAGCCTGACGGAGCAATACCGCGTGAGGGAGGAAGGCTCTTGGGTCGTAAACCTCTTTTCTCAGGGAAGAAAAAATGACGGTACCTGAGGAATAAGCATCGGCTAACTCCGTGCCAGCAGCCGCGGTAATACGGAGGATGCAAGCGTTATCCGGAATGATTGGGCGTAAAGCGTCCGCAGGTGGCCATGTAAGTCTGCTGTTAAAGAGTCATGCTTAACATGATAAAAGCAGTGGAAACTACAGAGCTAGAGTACGTTCGGGGCAGAGGGAATTCCTGGTGTAGCGGTGAAATGCGTAGATATCAGGAAGAACACCGGTGGCGAAAGCGCTCTGCTAGGCCGTAACTGACACTGAGGGACGAAAGCTAGGGGAGCGAATGGGATTAGATACCCCAGTAGTCCTAGCCGTAAACGATGGATACTAGGCGTGGCTTGTATCGACCCGAGCCGTGCCGTAGCTAACGCGTTAAGTATCACGCCTGGGGAGTACGCACGCAAGTGTGAAACTCAAAGGAATTGACGGGGGCCCGCACAAGCGGTGGAGTATGTGGTTTAATTCGATGCAACGCGAAGAACCTTACCAAGGCTTGACATGTCGCGGATCTTTCTGAAAGGAGAGAGTGCCTTCGGGAGCGCGAACACAGGTGGTGCATGGCTGTCGTCAGCTCGTGTCGTGAGATGTTGGGTTAAGTCCCGCAACGAGCGCAACCCTCGTTTTTAGTTGCCAGCATTAAGTTGGGCACTCTAGAGAGACTGCCGGTGACAAACCGGAGGAAGGTGAGGATGACGTCAAGTCAGCATGCCCCTTACGTCTTGGGCTACACACGTACTACAATGCTACGGACAAAGGGCAGCTACACAGCGATGTGATGCTAATCTCATAAACCGTAGCTCAGTTCAGATCGCAGGCTGCAACTCGCCTGCGTGAAGGAGGAATCGCTAGTAATTGCAGGTCAGCATACTGCAGTGAATTCGTTCCCGGGCCTTGTACACACCGCCCGTCGCACCATGGAAGTTGGTCACGCCCGAAGTCATTACCCCAACCGAAAGGAGGGGGATGCCTAAGGTAGGACTGGTGACTGGGGTGAAGTCGTAACAAGGTAGCCGTACCGGAAGGTGTGGCTGGATCACCTCCTTTTTAGGGAGACCTAATCCATTGAGAAATCGAAAACAATCAGTAATTAGATTCTTAATTGGTCTATC includes:
- a CDS encoding peptide ligase PGM1-related protein, producing MVTISISELEQVDQFRNLQLTLRHRWKTSELFDNSEADILIIPSLSIDQQEMQKIEGCEHYEERLLFSLMRLRNPRTRLIYVTSMPLHPSIIDYYLQLLPGIPFSHARHRLLLLATYDSSLRPLSQKILERPRLIEKIRQALRLDKAFMACYNSTFWEAELSLKLNVPLYAAAPDLQIWGTKSGSRQIFTESGVPLADGSELVKNTADLAVAAANLWERQPTLKRMVVKLNEGISGEGNALFDLRPLVDIAPGQGSHSERVAAISDRFSTMRFQAIQETWANFSQRIPELGAIVESYIEGEIKRSPSVQGRITPNGEVEILSTHDQILGGPDGQIYLGCSFPADEKYRLQLQQLGLKVGKKLAEKGTLERFGVDFVTVDQGNGQWDIQSIEINLRKGGTTHPFMTLKLLTNGRYDLSTGLFYSQQGRPKYYIATDNLQKDRYKGLLPNDLMDIIAHHRLHFDSGTETGTVFHLMGCLSQFGKLGLTSIGDSPQQAEDIYNKVVKVLDQETNGKHNHTLSADYDFTMIEDGYNY
- a CDS encoding mercuric reductase translates to MSITEFERVTVLPMDEYNQKLVANVHPGNWVNPQPVDCYDLVVIGAGTAGLVVAAGAAGLDLGLKVALIEKNLMGGDCLNVGCIPSKCLIRSSRVVGEIWKAKDLGINISQHIEVDFSTVMARLRRIRAGISHHDSATRFQNLGVDVFLGNGKFASKNTVEVGGKILKFKKAVIATGARAVKPAIIGIEEAGYLTNETVFSLIQKPNKLAVIGGGPIGCELAQTFQRLGCEVTLFHNGSHILNKEDKEAAEILQKVLIAEGIRLVLNSKLEEVVTVTEGKRLYFSAHGHRDSVTVNEILVGAGRAPNVEGLNLETVGVEYDKTLGVKVNDYLQTTNPKIYAAGDICMNWKFTHAADAAARIVIKNTLFSPFGWGRSQLSSLVMPWVTYTDPEIAHVGMYADEAEKLGIEITTIKIPFSSVDRAIADSEESGFLKIHHRKGSDEIIGATIVANHAGEMISEITTAIVNKIGLSKLSSVIHPYPTQAEAIKKAADAYRRTLLTPRTKKILEYLTKLS
- a CDS encoding SDR family oxidoreductase, with protein sequence MPKQKTMQPPQTQEAPGVESKMEPKPKADNAEYRGSGKLKDKIALITGGDSGIGRAVAIAFAKEGADVAIVYLQEHGDATETKNLVEKHGRKAVTITGDITHEDFCQQAIEQTVDEFGKLDILVNNAAEQHPQNSIEDISQEQLERTFRTNIFSMFFLTKAAMKHLRQGSSIINTTSVTAYKGSAQLLDYSSTKGAIVAFTRSLSQNLVSKGIRVNAVAPGPIWTPLIPSTFPEEKVENFGAQVPMERAGQPEEVAPSFVFLASDDSSYMSGQVLHPNGGEIVNG
- a CDS encoding voltage-gated chloride channel family protein, whose amino-acid sequence is MKYLLQFEIFIASRHLIKWLPISFVIGILAGAVSAALLVSLEWATNWRQSHQWIIAFLPIGGFFSAWIYHCFGRNVEAGNNLLLEEIHNPKNIIPFRMAPLVLLGTDLTHLFGGSAGREGTALQMSASLADQLTKILHFKGVSRRILLMAGIGGGFASVFGTPLAGTVFGLEILAIGKIHYDALFPSLIAAIVGNQITLLFGLHHTAYRHAAIIPTMTIWMFISAIIAGAIFGIVARVFSQVTHKINYLFKAKISYPPFRTFIGGAMVAAIVGLSGTTKYIGLGIPTIVDAFQTQLPPWDFAAKLGMTALTLGAGFKGGEVTPLFFIGATLGNALSLFLSLPAPLLAGMGFVAVFAGAANTPLASILMGIELFGLESGVFIAIACVVSYLFSGHSGIYTAQRIALNKYSSANLESGLTVGTYKQTKNIPENE